Proteins co-encoded in one Chloroflexota bacterium genomic window:
- the moaC gene encoding cyclic pyranopterin monophosphate synthase MoaC, whose amino-acid sequence MGLTHFDSAGAPRMVDVGAKAATVRVAVAAARIAMQPETLAMIRAQLDGRDSPLPKGDVVGVARVAGIMAAKRTPDLIPLCHPLPLSGIDLAIDPAEDPPGLAIEATVRTTARTGVEMEALTAVSVAALTVYDMCKAVDRAMTVHDVRLIRKSGGASGDFQAADQPERED is encoded by the coding sequence ATGGGGCTGACGCACTTCGACAGTGCCGGGGCTCCGCGCATGGTGGATGTCGGCGCAAAAGCGGCGACCGTGCGCGTGGCCGTGGCGGCGGCGCGAATCGCGATGCAACCCGAAACGCTGGCCATGATTCGCGCACAGTTGGACGGCCGCGACTCACCGCTGCCAAAGGGCGACGTCGTGGGCGTGGCGCGGGTGGCCGGGATCATGGCGGCCAAGCGCACCCCGGATCTCATCCCGCTCTGCCACCCGCTGCCGCTGAGCGGCATTGACCTGGCCATCGATCCCGCGGAGGACCCGCCGGGGCTGGCCATCGAGGCCACGGTGCGCACCACCGCCCGCACCGGGGTGGAGATGGAGGCCTTGACCGCCGTCTCCGTCGCGGCGCTGACCGTCTATGACATGTGCAAAGCCGTCGACCGCGCGATGACCGTGCACGACGTGCGCCTCATACGAAAGTCCGGTGGCGCGAGCGGCGACTTTCAGGCCGCCGACCAGCCGGAGAGGGAGGACTAG
- a CDS encoding DUF4349 domain-containing protein gives MHRFRAAFIILIVFTLMACGEAESGAESLDASGAPMVALAAMPMAAESEEAMVVREVPVEVEVIKEVPVEVVVERMVTAAPAPASAPATAAPQSLDTGVVERQIIRTGTLSVVVAELAAAVTQVEDIVAGISGAFVAASNIQQDDPRRVSTITVRVPVEAFDATLAALRNVGAEVIDEDIQSQDVTAQYTDLTARLRNATAAEQQLRDILTRAQTVTDTIEVQRELTQVRERIEVLQGQLNVLTNQSTLATIVLRLHPAADLIVTREVPSHFRMHDSTSLSLSVWNEGTVDLKQVEVVDRLDPGMIFLAASEGGVYSAAAHTVSWTIDRLGPGDARFLSSDVRLESEALDMQARAEVSTSSPESDGANNRAEATLTFHVDLSIFKDGPAAVPVGRDVVYTLEYRNTGNTDARNVRLEERLSDGMQFVRAEGGGRFDDTRNAIVWEFPRIAPGLSDLVTYVARVEADSGRLQTDTTITSDEPDRADVDNTSTTFLTVLPEDVADRDVWNPGSTARESVDRLGRFAQWAADAGLTIAIIGGPILVVVAVLVAGVRAVRRRRAS, from the coding sequence ATGCATCGGTTTCGAGCGGCATTCATCATTTTGATCGTCTTCACGCTTATGGCGTGCGGCGAGGCCGAGAGCGGAGCTGAATCGTTGGATGCCAGCGGTGCCCCAATGGTCGCGTTGGCAGCAATGCCCATGGCTGCGGAGTCCGAGGAGGCCATGGTCGTGCGCGAGGTGCCCGTCGAGGTCGAGGTCATCAAAGAGGTGCCGGTCGAGGTCGTGGTGGAGCGGATGGTGACGGCAGCGCCGGCGCCGGCAAGCGCGCCGGCCACAGCCGCGCCGCAGTCGCTCGACACCGGCGTGGTCGAGCGCCAGATCATCCGGACCGGCACGCTGAGCGTAGTCGTCGCCGAGCTTGCAGCCGCGGTGACCCAGGTCGAAGACATCGTGGCGGGCATCTCCGGAGCGTTTGTCGCCGCATCCAACATCCAGCAGGACGACCCGCGGCGCGTGAGCACCATCACCGTGCGCGTGCCCGTCGAGGCGTTTGACGCCACGCTGGCCGCGCTGCGCAACGTCGGCGCCGAAGTGATCGACGAGGACATTCAGAGCCAGGACGTCACGGCGCAGTACACCGACCTGACCGCTCGCTTGCGCAACGCCACGGCCGCGGAGCAGCAGCTGCGGGACATTCTGACCCGCGCGCAAACCGTGACGGACACCATCGAGGTGCAGCGCGAGCTGACTCAGGTCCGTGAGCGCATCGAGGTGCTCCAGGGCCAGCTCAACGTGCTGACCAACCAGAGCACGCTGGCCACGATCGTGCTGCGGCTGCATCCGGCGGCGGACCTGATCGTGACGCGCGAGGTCCCAAGCCATTTCCGAATGCATGACTCCACCAGCCTCAGCCTTTCGGTGTGGAACGAGGGCACGGTCGACCTCAAGCAGGTGGAGGTCGTTGATCGGCTGGACCCGGGCATGATCTTCCTGGCCGCGAGCGAGGGCGGCGTCTACAGCGCAGCCGCGCACACGGTGTCGTGGACAATCGACCGGCTCGGTCCCGGCGACGCGCGCTTCCTCAGCAGCGACGTCAGGCTCGAGAGCGAGGCGCTTGACATGCAGGCGCGCGCCGAAGTCTCGACGTCCAGCCCGGAGAGCGACGGCGCCAACAACCGCGCCGAGGCGACGCTGACGTTCCACGTGGACCTGTCCATCTTCAAGGACGGTCCGGCCGCCGTGCCCGTCGGGCGGGACGTGGTCTACACCCTGGAGTACCGCAACACCGGCAACACCGACGCCCGCAACGTGCGCCTCGAGGAGCGCCTGTCCGACGGCATGCAGTTCGTCCGGGCCGAGGGCGGCGGGCGATTCGACGACACGCGTAACGCGATCGTTTGGGAGTTTCCGCGGATTGCGCCGGGCTTGTCCGACCTCGTGACCTACGTGGCGCGGGTGGAGGCCGACTCGGGGCGCCTGCAGACCGACACGACGATCACGTCGGACGAGCCGGATCGCGCCGACGTGGACAACACGAGCACCACCTTCTTGACCGTGCTGCCGGAGGACGTGGCCGACCGCGATGTCTGGAACCCCGGATCGACGGCTCGCGAGAGCGTTGATCGGCTGGGACGCTTCGCCCAGTGGGCCGCCGACGCCGGACTCACGATCGCCATCATCGGCGGACCGATCCTGGTCGTGGTGGCGGTCCTGGTGGCCGGCGTGCGTGCGGTGCGGAGGCGTCGCGCGAGCTAG
- a CDS encoding ABC-2 family transporter protein: MIGRLARIAGAYFRSALQEEFAYRGDLFGNVIRSVLNLGTAIGGVAVIFSHTETLGGWTLGQTLSLLGIFVFVNGFVAMFMSPSLNRVVEEVREGTFDYVLMKPVPALFLASARRFAVWHVSDIVLGAIVLGVALAGLDVRASGWGVLLFVALLACGVAIVYAIWLALTTLVFWFVRVANVTMIFNLFFQTGRYPIEVYPFWLRQLLTFVFPVAFVTTVPAQAVTGRDPSWLVWVAPVIAVVAVLTATRFWRFGLSRYTSASS; the protein is encoded by the coding sequence GTGATCGGGCGTCTGGCCCGCATCGCCGGCGCCTACTTTCGCTCGGCGCTGCAGGAGGAGTTTGCCTACCGCGGCGACCTGTTCGGCAACGTGATCCGCAGCGTGCTCAATCTCGGAACGGCCATCGGCGGCGTGGCCGTGATCTTCAGCCACACCGAGACGCTGGGCGGATGGACCCTGGGGCAGACGCTGTCGCTGCTGGGGATATTCGTGTTCGTCAACGGGTTCGTGGCGATGTTCATGTCGCCCAGCCTCAACCGGGTCGTCGAGGAAGTGCGCGAGGGCACGTTCGACTACGTGCTGATGAAGCCCGTGCCGGCGCTATTTCTGGCCAGCGCACGGCGCTTTGCCGTCTGGCACGTCTCCGACATCGTGCTCGGGGCCATTGTCCTCGGCGTGGCGCTGGCGGGCCTCGACGTGCGCGCGTCCGGCTGGGGCGTGCTGCTGTTCGTGGCGCTGCTGGCTTGCGGTGTCGCGATCGTCTACGCCATCTGGCTGGCGTTGACCACGCTGGTGTTCTGGTTCGTGCGCGTGGCCAACGTCACCATGATCTTCAACCTGTTCTTCCAGACCGGCCGCTATCCCATCGAGGTTTACCCGTTCTGGCTGCGGCAGTTGCTGACCTTCGTGTTCCCGGTGGCGTTCGTCACCACGGTGCCGGCGCAGGCCGTGACCGGGCGCGACCCATCCTGGCTGGTTTGGGTCGCGCCCGTCATCGCCGTCGTCGCGGTGCTGACGGCCACGCGCTTCTGGCGCTTCGGCCTCAGCCGCTACACCAGCGCCTCGAGCTAG
- a CDS encoding ABC-2 family transporter protein produces the protein MIRSRTLAGFASLLRAELADLFQYRIEMFLYGLWQVVNPIIYLVIWSTVVGGGDIAGYDRDDFVLYYLVFMAVSHLTLAIEVYTMAPSIQTGRLSPHLLRPLHPFWRAGALNIAYKAVNLMFLVPIWVGLALILRPAFDPDWLGIALFLPSMVMAASISFLIGSCFAMFAFWTTRSMSFWDIWMSLTLLLGGQVAPVAVLPGVLQQAAVVLPMRYTVGFPIEVALGRVQGAELVTGLAIQAGWTVAAAAAFVVLWRAGVKRYGAVGA, from the coding sequence GTGATTCGCTCACGCACGTTGGCGGGCTTCGCGTCGCTGCTGCGAGCGGAGTTGGCGGACCTGTTCCAGTACCGCATCGAGATGTTCCTCTACGGCCTCTGGCAGGTGGTCAACCCCATCATCTACCTGGTCATCTGGTCCACCGTTGTCGGCGGCGGCGACATTGCCGGCTACGACCGCGACGACTTCGTCCTTTACTACCTGGTGTTCATGGCCGTGTCGCACCTCACCCTGGCCATCGAGGTCTACACCATGGCGCCGAGCATCCAGACCGGCCGGCTTTCCCCGCACCTGCTGCGCCCGCTGCATCCGTTCTGGCGCGCCGGGGCGCTCAACATTGCCTACAAGGCCGTGAACCTGATGTTTCTCGTACCCATCTGGGTGGGTCTGGCGCTGATTCTCCGCCCCGCCTTCGATCCGGATTGGCTCGGGATCGCACTCTTCCTGCCGTCCATGGTCATGGCGGCTTCGATCTCGTTCCTCATCGGCTCGTGCTTTGCCATGTTCGCCTTCTGGACCACGCGCTCGATGTCGTTCTGGGACATCTGGATGAGCTTGACCCTTCTGCTCGGCGGCCAGGTCGCGCCGGTCGCCGTGCTTCCGGGCGTATTGCAGCAGGCCGCCGTGGTGCTGCCCATGCGCTATACGGTCGGCTTCCCCATCGAGGTGGCGCTGGGCCGGGTGCAGGGCGCGGAGCTGGTGACGGGACTGGCGATCCAGGCCGGATGGACCGTGGCCGCCGCCGCGGCCTTCGTCGTGCTCTGGCGAGCCGGCGTGAAGCGCTATGGGGCGGTGGGCGCGTGA
- the gyrA gene encoding DNA gyrase subunit A, which yields MTDDRLMPIELAEEMEASYIDYAMSTIMARAIPDVRDGLKPVQRRLLYSMDELGAAPNAGFRKAARVVGDTMGKYHPHGDGALYDTLVRMAQPFSLRYPLVDGQGNFGSVDGDPAAAMRYTETRLTAVSAQMLDEIDRDTVDFVENFDGTAEMPEVLPAVVPNLLLNGSTGIAVGMATSIPPHNLREVGRAIQHLLDEPDTSRDDLMKFVKGPDFPTAAIIVGADDIQDTYRQGRGRVVVRARVAIEEVRGERMALVVTELPYMVNKATLIERIAGLVRNSTIEGISDIRDESDRHGMRAVIELKRDARPSAVLNQLYKHTSLQSTFSINMLALVDGRPEQLTLKRMIELFIEHRREVIRRRTEFDLKKARVREHLLEGYVIALDNIDEVIECIRAAADTESARNELMKRFGLTETQANAILDMQLRRLVRLERQRILDELDAVRAEIADLEDILADANRVREIIRTETRDVVDRFGDERRTEILAGASGDFSDADLVADEDCLVTLSSNGYVKRVQATAYRRQGRGGRGIIGFRSKAGGIVEHFLITNSHDYLLFFTNRGKVYRLRTYEIPQHGRDAQGINVINLLPIEQGETATAVLAIPNFEAGDYLVFGTRRGQVKRSALTQFVTFRVNGLLAMNVAPDDELAWVRLVTDEDSVMFFTRNGQAIRFHLENVRASGRTSGGMRGIRLTNDDEVVAMDLVRENAYVLLVTRNGFGKKMPVSDFKPQGRGGQGLRAIVLNEKLGPVADARTLLSPDEEIVLVSSDGQVIRCGLKDVPRRRRYAEGVIVMRMKDNVELLRVARLADGRDGDSG from the coding sequence GTGACCGACGACCGCCTCATGCCGATCGAGCTCGCCGAGGAGATGGAAGCCTCGTACATCGACTACGCCATGAGCACCATCATGGCGCGCGCCATTCCCGACGTGCGCGACGGGCTCAAGCCGGTCCAGCGGCGGTTGTTGTATTCGATGGACGAACTGGGCGCGGCGCCCAACGCGGGGTTCCGCAAGGCGGCGCGCGTGGTGGGCGACACCATGGGGAAATACCATCCCCACGGCGACGGCGCGCTCTACGACACGCTGGTGCGCATGGCGCAGCCGTTTTCGCTGCGCTATCCACTCGTCGACGGGCAAGGCAACTTCGGCTCGGTGGACGGCGATCCGGCTGCCGCCATGCGGTACACCGAGACCCGGCTGACGGCGGTGTCGGCCCAGATGCTCGACGAAATCGATCGCGACACGGTGGACTTCGTCGAGAACTTCGACGGGACCGCCGAGATGCCGGAAGTCCTGCCGGCCGTCGTGCCGAATCTGCTGCTGAACGGCTCGACGGGCATTGCCGTCGGGATGGCCACGAGCATCCCGCCGCACAACCTGCGCGAAGTGGGACGAGCGATCCAGCACTTGCTGGACGAGCCCGACACGAGCCGCGACGACCTGATGAAGTTCGTGAAGGGGCCGGACTTCCCAACGGCGGCGATTATCGTCGGCGCCGACGACATCCAGGACACCTACCGGCAGGGCCGGGGCCGAGTGGTCGTGCGCGCCCGGGTCGCGATCGAGGAGGTCCGCGGCGAGCGCATGGCGCTGGTCGTCACCGAGCTTCCGTACATGGTCAACAAGGCCACGCTGATCGAGCGGATCGCGGGCCTGGTGCGGAACAGCACCATCGAGGGCATTTCAGACATCCGCGACGAGTCCGACCGTCACGGCATGCGGGCGGTGATCGAGCTGAAACGCGACGCCCGCCCCTCGGCGGTGCTCAACCAGCTCTACAAGCACACGTCGCTGCAATCCACCTTCAGCATCAACATGCTGGCCCTGGTCGACGGGCGGCCCGAGCAGCTGACGCTCAAGCGCATGATCGAGCTGTTCATCGAGCACCGGCGAGAGGTGATCCGCCGGCGGACGGAATTCGATCTCAAGAAGGCGCGCGTCCGGGAGCACCTGCTCGAGGGCTACGTCATCGCACTGGACAACATCGACGAGGTGATCGAGTGCATTCGCGCGGCCGCCGACACGGAGTCCGCTCGAAACGAGCTGATGAAGCGTTTCGGTCTCACGGAGACGCAGGCCAACGCGATTCTCGACATGCAGCTGCGCCGGCTGGTGCGACTGGAGCGCCAGCGCATTCTCGACGAGCTCGACGCCGTGCGGGCGGAGATTGCCGACCTGGAGGACATCCTGGCCGACGCCAACCGCGTGCGGGAGATCATTCGCACCGAGACCCGCGACGTGGTGGATCGCTTCGGCGACGAGCGCCGCACCGAGATCCTAGCCGGGGCGAGCGGCGACTTTTCGGATGCCGACCTCGTGGCCGACGAGGATTGCTTGGTCACGCTGTCGTCCAACGGTTATGTCAAGCGAGTGCAGGCGACCGCCTACCGCCGCCAGGGTCGCGGCGGTCGCGGGATCATCGGCTTCCGCAGCAAGGCGGGCGGGATCGTCGAACACTTCCTGATCACCAACTCGCACGACTACCTGCTGTTCTTCACCAACCGCGGCAAGGTCTACCGGCTGCGGACCTATGAGATCCCACAGCACGGGCGCGACGCGCAGGGCATCAACGTGATCAACCTGCTGCCCATTGAGCAGGGGGAAACGGCCACGGCCGTCCTGGCCATACCCAATTTCGAGGCGGGCGACTACCTGGTGTTCGGGACGCGCCGCGGCCAGGTCAAGCGCAGCGCGCTCACCCAGTTCGTCACCTTTCGAGTCAACGGCCTGCTGGCCATGAACGTAGCGCCCGATGACGAACTGGCCTGGGTGCGCCTGGTTACCGACGAAGACAGCGTGATGTTCTTTACGCGGAATGGCCAGGCCATCCGATTCCACCTCGAAAACGTGCGCGCGAGCGGCCGCACCAGCGGCGGTATGCGCGGCATAAGGCTGACCAACGACGACGAAGTCGTGGCCATGGACCTCGTCCGCGAAAACGCCTATGTGCTGCTGGTCACGCGAAACGGATTTGGCAAGAAGATGCCGGTATCGGACTTCAAACCCCAAGGCCGAGGCGGCCAAGGCCTACGCGCCATAGTCCTGAACGAGAAGCTTGGCCCCGTGGCCGACGCCCGCACGCTGCTCAGCCCCGACGAAGAGATCGTGCTGGTCTCGTCCGACGGACAGGTCATTCGCTGCGGACTCAAAGACGTACCCCGGCGGAGGCGCTACGCCGAGGGCGTGATCGTGATGCGCATGAAAGACAATGTCGAGCTGCTGCGCGTGGCCCGGCTGGCCGACGGCCGCGACGGGGACTCCGGCTAG
- a CDS encoding acetyl-CoA carboxylase carboxyltransferase subunit beta, with amino-acid sequence MRDLLAGRRRGGVPADLWVTCRKCGAMHYRPEFEAGLHVCIRCNYHDRLTVGQRLDLLLDDAGSFRELAADVLTSDPLNFSRPSGRYPDRVAKAQASTGRSEAVVCGVGHIQGHEVALGVMEFGFIAGSMGGAAGERIARLFELAQERRIPLVMVTSSGGARQDEGVFALMQMAKTTAAAARLAAAGVPYIALMADPTLAGVTASFAAVADVIIGEPGATIRFAGSRVVQGTLSRRAQADDHTAEWVLRRGMIDAVVPRRDQRRTIGRLIELLAPAQVSRRAEVVDAARTRLG; translated from the coding sequence GTGCGTGATCTCCTTGCCGGACGCCGGCGCGGTGGCGTTCCAGCCGATCTCTGGGTCACGTGCCGCAAGTGCGGCGCCATGCACTACCGCCCGGAGTTCGAGGCGGGGCTGCACGTGTGCATCCGCTGCAACTATCACGATCGCCTGACGGTCGGCCAGCGGCTTGATCTCCTCTTGGACGACGCCGGGAGCTTCCGGGAACTGGCGGCGGATGTGCTGACGTCCGATCCGCTCAACTTCTCCCGGCCAAGCGGGCGCTATCCAGACCGGGTGGCCAAAGCCCAGGCCTCCACCGGGCGCTCCGAGGCTGTCGTGTGCGGCGTGGGGCACATCCAGGGCCACGAGGTGGCGCTGGGGGTGATGGAGTTTGGCTTTATCGCCGGCAGCATGGGCGGGGCCGCCGGCGAGCGCATCGCCCGGCTCTTCGAGCTTGCGCAAGAACGGCGCATACCGCTGGTGATGGTGACCTCGTCCGGCGGCGCCCGGCAGGACGAGGGTGTGTTTGCCTTGATGCAGATGGCCAAGACCACCGCCGCCGCCGCGCGTCTGGCCGCCGCCGGGGTGCCCTACATCGCGCTGATGGCCGATCCCACCCTGGCCGGCGTGACGGCCAGCTTTGCGGCAGTTGCCGACGTCATCATCGGCGAGCCGGGCGCTACGATTCGCTTCGCCGGCTCGCGGGTCGTGCAAGGGACGCTGAGTCGCCGGGCGCAGGCCGACGACCACACCGCCGAGTGGGTGCTTCGGCGCGGCATGATTGACGCGGTCGTTCCTCGACGGGACCAGCGCCGCACGATCGGCCGACTCATTGAGCTGTTGGCGCCCGCCCAGGTGTCACGGCGCGCCGAGGTTGTTGACGCGGCCCGCACGCGGCTGGGGTAG
- a CDS encoding phosphoribosyltransferase family protein — MRDAILRLKFRNKRYLAGALARVAAEALSSPPDIDALVPIPLGPARERERGFNQSALIAAQLTRCLAVPVLDQHLIRHRDTAPQMSLTREARWRNVIGAFTCLHNLSGARVLLVDDVAATGATLEAAARALRRRGATWVGAVVAARPPPDRPLEP, encoded by the coding sequence GTGCGGGATGCGATTCTGCGCCTGAAGTTTCGTAACAAGCGCTACCTCGCCGGTGCGCTGGCACGGGTCGCGGCGGAAGCGCTGTCCAGCCCGCCGGATATCGACGCGCTCGTTCCAATTCCGCTGGGTCCCGCGCGCGAGCGGGAGCGCGGCTTCAACCAAAGCGCGCTCATCGCGGCTCAATTGACCCGATGCCTGGCCGTGCCCGTGCTGGACCAGCATCTGATCCGTCACCGCGACACGGCTCCCCAGATGTCGCTGACGCGTGAAGCGCGCTGGCGCAACGTGATCGGCGCGTTCACATGTCTCCACAACCTGAGCGGCGCCCGTGTGCTTCTCGTCGACGACGTGGCGGCAACGGGAGCGACGCTCGAAGCCGCCGCCCGAGCGCTCAGGCGCCGCGGCGCGACCTGGGTGGGGGCGGTGGTGGCGGCGCGACCGCCGCCTGATCGCCCGCTCGAGCCATGA